The following coding sequences lie in one Apium graveolens cultivar Ventura chromosome 1, ASM990537v1, whole genome shotgun sequence genomic window:
- the LOC141667594 gene encoding uncharacterized protein LOC141667594, with amino-acid sequence MSDQKRQLPPASGKLYKQQSWSPNWQAEEVWTKLKANQCRKIRRSKSVTDDDLTELKACFELGFGFESDDLEGDRRLSDVFAALELYRAVNKMSRSSSLSSIASSSYESIGSGESVIDLDGGPEAVKAKLKHWAQMVACSVLQSPRSA; translated from the exons ATGTCCGATCAGAAGCGACAGTTGCCGCCGGCGAGCGGCAAGCTATACAAGCAGCAGTCATGGTCGCCGAACTGGCAAGCGGAAGAAGTGTGGACCAAATTGAAGGCGAATCAGTGCCGGAAAATTCGCCGGAGCAAAAGTGTCACCGACGATGACTTGACGGAATTGAAGGCATGTTTTGAATTAGGTTTTGGATTTGAAAGTGATGACCTTGAAGGTGATCGGAGATTGTCGGATGTTTTTGCGGCGTTGGAGCTTTATCGTGCGGTGAATAAGATGTCGAGATCATCGTCGTTGTCTTCGATTGCGAGTTCGAGTTACGAGTCGATTGGTAGCGGTGAGAGTGTCATTGATCTAG ATGGTGGTCCGGAGGCGGTGAAGGCGAAACTGAAGCATTGGGCGCAGATGGTTGCTTGTTCAGTCTTACAATCCCCGCGATCAGCCTGA